The Carassius carassius chromosome 2, fCarCar2.1, whole genome shotgun sequence genome has a segment encoding these proteins:
- the LOC132101916 gene encoding oxidoreductase HTATIP2-like isoform X1 has protein sequence MNVFESNWGKTLSFFAVFVAALAAVFYYLENSEIDEIPRMDLNAMEENYRQKNRTCFILGASGETGKALLKEIVERNIFSSITLIGRRQLTFEDKAYENLVQKVVDFEKLDEYAEVFQGHDVGYCCLGTTKAKAGAEGFVRVDHDYVLKSAELAKAGGCSHFHLESSKGADKTSSFLYLKTKGQVEAEIEDLGFERFSIYRPAVLLVDREESRPAEWVARKFLCAVSSVLPSMSIPITAVARAMVVDTLTDGEQKVEILENKAIYNLGKIGDKE, from the exons ATGAATGTATTTGAGAGTAACTGGGGTAAAACCTTAAGCTTCTTCGCTGTTTTCGTCGCGGCGCTCGCCGCTGTTTTTTACTATCTTGAGAATTCAGAGATCGACGAGATCCCAAG aaTGGATCTGAACGCAATGGAAGAGAATTACCGGCAGAAGAACAGAACGTGCTTCATTCTCGGCGCTTCAGGTGAGACTGGAAAGGCGCTACTGAAAGAAATAGTGGAGCGCAACATCTTCTCCAGCATCACTCTCATTGGACGAAGGCAGTTAACCTTTGAGGATAAAGCTTATGAAAATCTG GTGCAAAAGGTGGTTGATTTTGAGAAGCTTGATGAGTATGCTGAGGTTTTTCAGGGCCATGATGTTGGATACTGCTGTCTAGGAACAACCAAAGCCAAAGCAGGAGCT GAAGGGTTTGTGCGGGTGGATCATGACTACGTACTCAAGTCTGCAGAACTTGCCAAAGCAGGAGGTTGCTCACATTTTCATCTCGAATCCTCCAAAGGTGCAGACAAAACCAGCAGCTTTCTCTATCTGAAAACAAAG GGACAGGTTGAAGCAGAAATTGAAGACCTAGGGTTTGAGCGTTTCTCCATTTATAGACCAGC ggTGCTCTTAGTGGACCGAGAGGAGAGCAGGCCGGCTGAGTGGGTGGCCCGAAAATTTCTTTGTGCAGTCTCCTCTGTTTTACCTTCAATGTCTATTCCCATCACAGCAGTGGCCAGAGCTATGGTTGTCGACACACTGACAGATGGAGAGCAGAAAGTGGAAATTCTCGAAAACAAGGCTATATACAATCTTGGGAAAATTGGAGACAAAGAATAA
- the LOC132101916 gene encoding oxidoreductase HTATIP2-like isoform X2, with protein MDLNAMEENYRQKNRTCFILGASGETGKALLKEIVERNIFSSITLIGRRQLTFEDKAYENLVQKVVDFEKLDEYAEVFQGHDVGYCCLGTTKAKAGAEGFVRVDHDYVLKSAELAKAGGCSHFHLESSKGADKTSSFLYLKTKGQVEAEIEDLGFERFSIYRPAVLLVDREESRPAEWVARKFLCAVSSVLPSMSIPITAVARAMVVDTLTDGEQKVEILENKAIYNLGKIGDKE; from the exons aTGGATCTGAACGCAATGGAAGAGAATTACCGGCAGAAGAACAGAACGTGCTTCATTCTCGGCGCTTCAGGTGAGACTGGAAAGGCGCTACTGAAAGAAATAGTGGAGCGCAACATCTTCTCCAGCATCACTCTCATTGGACGAAGGCAGTTAACCTTTGAGGATAAAGCTTATGAAAATCTG GTGCAAAAGGTGGTTGATTTTGAGAAGCTTGATGAGTATGCTGAGGTTTTTCAGGGCCATGATGTTGGATACTGCTGTCTAGGAACAACCAAAGCCAAAGCAGGAGCT GAAGGGTTTGTGCGGGTGGATCATGACTACGTACTCAAGTCTGCAGAACTTGCCAAAGCAGGAGGTTGCTCACATTTTCATCTCGAATCCTCCAAAGGTGCAGACAAAACCAGCAGCTTTCTCTATCTGAAAACAAAG GGACAGGTTGAAGCAGAAATTGAAGACCTAGGGTTTGAGCGTTTCTCCATTTATAGACCAGC ggTGCTCTTAGTGGACCGAGAGGAGAGCAGGCCGGCTGAGTGGGTGGCCCGAAAATTTCTTTGTGCAGTCTCCTCTGTTTTACCTTCAATGTCTATTCCCATCACAGCAGTGGCCAGAGCTATGGTTGTCGACACACTGACAGATGGAGAGCAGAAAGTGGAAATTCTCGAAAACAAGGCTATATACAATCTTGGGAAAATTGGAGACAAAGAATAA